Proteins encoded together in one Roseiconus lacunae window:
- a CDS encoding efflux RND transporter periplasmic adaptor subunit: protein MKKIASYGLIVTVLAITGIAVLKMPGILNGADSSNDAQATYVVQRRTIEDRVVERGTIESQKTVYGKCEIPGRNKITFIVPEGSRVKKGDKVAEFETTEIDKDIKEKEVEINEAKGKHAEAVQSLSIKEDENATNIAAAKLAFDIAEIDLKKYRLGDFESEKADLNRAIKEAEAELEKVRDEKNNIKILVKKGYRTPQQLLEYQLREQNFQFQVERDKQKYKVLVTYDRDKKLIEFGGKVEETKLKLERAKKTAKAETLKAQAAIDNAASAVSILEQQLEELQRLRKKCTLLAEQDGTVAYANERWYDASERIREGTEVYSGRNVYFLPDMSRMQVKANVHESVVDKIKVDQTADIRLDAFSDRKLAGRVTKVAGMAASSYSSVQNYETIIVIDQLPDELDIKPGMTAEVNILVGTYEDVITVPVGAVTEHFEQSYVYVRDGGSISRRSIETGRSTHSFVEVLEGLREGETVTLDAYQRGIDDFADAEQEAGAGGAAPSGAPQA from the coding sequence ATGAAGAAAATCGCTAGCTACGGCCTGATCGTAACTGTCCTCGCGATCACCGGCATCGCCGTTCTCAAAATGCCCGGTATCCTCAACGGCGCCGACTCTTCCAATGATGCTCAGGCAACGTACGTCGTTCAGCGGCGAACGATTGAAGATCGGGTCGTCGAACGCGGCACGATCGAAAGCCAAAAAACCGTTTACGGTAAATGCGAAATCCCAGGTCGAAACAAAATCACGTTCATCGTCCCCGAAGGCTCACGCGTCAAAAAGGGTGACAAAGTTGCGGAGTTTGAAACGACCGAAATCGACAAAGACATCAAAGAAAAAGAAGTCGAGATCAACGAGGCAAAGGGAAAACACGCCGAAGCCGTTCAGTCACTGTCGATCAAAGAAGATGAAAACGCGACCAACATCGCGGCGGCGAAACTGGCATTCGACATCGCAGAAATCGATCTAAAAAAGTATCGCCTCGGTGATTTTGAATCGGAAAAGGCAGACCTGAATCGAGCGATCAAAGAAGCCGAAGCGGAACTCGAAAAGGTACGTGACGAAAAAAACAACATCAAAATCCTCGTCAAAAAGGGTTACCGCACGCCGCAACAATTGCTTGAGTACCAACTTCGTGAACAAAATTTCCAATTCCAGGTCGAACGTGACAAACAGAAGTACAAAGTTCTCGTCACCTATGACCGGGACAAGAAGCTGATCGAATTTGGCGGCAAAGTCGAAGAAACCAAACTAAAACTCGAGCGTGCCAAGAAGACCGCCAAAGCGGAAACACTCAAAGCTCAAGCGGCGATCGACAACGCCGCGTCGGCGGTCAGCATCCTCGAACAACAACTCGAAGAACTGCAGCGACTGCGAAAAAAATGCACGCTTCTTGCCGAACAGGACGGCACAGTGGCGTACGCCAATGAACGATGGTACGACGCATCGGAACGAATTCGCGAAGGCACCGAAGTTTACTCAGGCCGCAACGTTTACTTTCTGCCGGACATGAGTCGGATGCAAGTCAAGGCGAACGTCCACGAATCGGTCGTCGATAAGATCAAAGTTGACCAGACGGCCGACATTCGACTCGACGCCTTCTCCGACCGAAAACTGGCCGGCCGCGTCACCAAAGTCGCCGGGATGGCGGCGAGCAGCTATTCCAGCGTCCAGAATTACGAAACGATCATCGTGATCGATCAGTTACCCGATGAGTTGGATATTAAGCCGGGGATGACGGCCGAAGTTAACATCCTGGTCGGGACCTACGAAGACGTCATCACCGTCCCAGTTGGTGCCGTCACGGAGCACTTTGAACAGTCCTATGTGTATGTCCGCGATGGTGGTTCGATCAGCCGTCGATCGATCGAAACCGGACGCAGCACACACTCGTTTGTCGAGGTCCTCGAGGGGCTTCGCGAAGGTGAAACGGTCACATTGGACGCCTACCAACGTGGGATCGATGACTTTGCCGATGCCGAACAAGAAGCCGGCGCCGGAGGGGCCGCGCCGTCGGGGGCGCCGCAAGCGTGA